The genomic window TCTTCCTACAGGTTTCTTTAAAGAAAACTCTTTAATAATATTTTCATCTTTAGAATGAATTACTAAAGTATGTCCTTGCTTCTCATTTAATAGAAGTTCTATGCATTTCTCACAAGCACTCATCCAATCTTGTTCTACATAAAATGAAAGTACTGGACATAATTTTTCTTTGGAAAATGGATTATCTAAAGATACATACCTTTCCTTTGAAATAAGTATCTTCACATTTTTTGGTATCGTTATTTCTGCTCGTTGAGCTAAAAACTGTGCATCTTTTCCAATATATATTTTTCTAAAATCACCTTTTGAATCAAATATAAGACTTTTTATTTTCTCACTTTCAATTTCATTTAAAAAGTAAGCTCCATTTAATTCAAACTCTTTTATTACTTCATTTAAAATAACTTTATCTACAACTACTGCTTGTTCTGCTCCTGGCATGACTCCGTTATCAAAAGCTTTACTTATAACTATATCTAAAATAGCTTTTTTTATATCAGCAGTTTTTTCAATGAATACAGGAGTATTTCCAGTTCTTCCATAAACTAAAGTTTTTCCACTTTTATAAATCTCTGGTAGAATTTCCTCTACCCCAGTGTTTAAAATCAAATCTACACCATTATGATTTAACAATTCTTTCGTTCCATTTAGAGAAATTCTGCTTAAATATGAAATAGCTCCTTTTGGATATCCAACCTCTTCAGCTGCTTCAATTATTAAATCCAATGTTTTCATCATTGTTTTTTTTGAATTCTTCTGTAAATTAAAAATTATTGAATTTCCAGATTTTACAGCTATTAAGATCTTATAAATTAATGTTGATATCGGATTACACTCAGAACAAAATGCTACAATAACTCCGATTGGAACTCCAATATTAGATATTTTATTATCTTGAGATATAATTCCTACACATTTCATACCCCTTAACTTTTCTATAACATTTTCTAAAAGTAAGTTTAACTTAGTAACTTTATCCTCTTTCACTCCAAAATCAATCTCTTCATATAGTTCAAAGGCTATCTGTTTGATATTTTCTTTTAGTTTTTTCTCTATGTTATTTATAACTTTATCTAACTGTTCTTGAGAAAAAGTTTTTAAAATCTTTTGAATCTCTTTAGAATTTTCAGCTATTATTCTAGCTTCTTGCATAGAAAGTAAATCATTATCTATAATCGTCATTTTTAATTCCACCTCTTATTTTATAAGTTTGGAATAGCATACTTATCAATTATCTTCTGTATATCATAGTGTGGTCTGGCTATAACTATTGAACTATACAGATTTCCATCCTCCATACTAGTTACTGCATTCACTCCTGCATCTACTGCTGCTTTACAAGCTCCAACATCTCCTGTCACTATAACAGTTATGTATCCCGATGCTACATTCTCATATCCTATTAACTCCACATCTGCTGCTTTACACATAGCGTCTGCTGCCTCTAAAGCAAAAACTAATCCAAATGTCTCTATCAATCCTATTGCTTCTCTTCTTAACATTCAAGTCAACTCCCCTTTGATTATTGATCTATATCATGAACTGTTACTATTTTCCCAATCTCATTTATAGGTCTTGGCATAACATTTTTAGCTGTTAACTTTCCTACTGCCGCCGCTGCTACCGCTCCTGCTTCAACTGCTGCTTTAACTGCTGCCACATCTCCCTTTACCATTATAGTAACAAGTGTTGACCCCACATTTTCATAAGATACTAATTCAACATTAGCAGCTTTTAACATCTTATCTGCCGCTTCTAAAGCTGGAACAAGTCCAAGTGTTTCAACTAATCCTAAAGCTTCATTTCCATAATATTTCATCTTATCCTCCAAACTTAATTATTGATCTTTTATAAAACTATTGATTATATCTTTACTTTCTTTATTAGCTTCATAGTATAAAACTAAGTTTCCGTTTTCATCTAAATCTGCATTTACTTCTTCAATTAATCCATTTGCTTCAGCTGTCATCAAAGCATTTATTATAGAGTTTTTATTAAAGGACTTAAAATTTTGGTAATCCTTTTTTAAAGACTCCATCACCTCATAAACAGATGAACTTTCATGCTTTGTAAAATATTTCAATATTGCATAGTTAAGTGGCATCACGATTATTCCTCCCTCTTTTTTAAAAACTCCAAAGGATTTACTGCAATTATTAAGATTCCAATAACCATTACTATTGCACCAATCCAAGCTACCATAGGAAGAGCCCATCCATCTATTCCAACGATAACTCCTAAGAATAACCAACAGAAGAATGGTCCAAAGAATGAATATGTTCCATTACATGCTGTTCCAAGACCTGCTCCACACATACTGTTTCCTGTATACCAGGCTGTAAAAGAAACAAATGTTGCAAGTCCACTTAATATAAACCAGAACATTGCTGGTGAACTAGAAAAAGCTTTCATCGTAAGTGTTATTGCTGTTGTTACATCCCCACTTAAGAACCCAAGTATAGGTAAAACTATAAATATATTTGTAAGTCCTGAAGTTAATTGTCTAACACATATTCCAATTTGTGGATCTACCATAGCTGATGCATATCCTGCAACACATCCTTCAAATCCCCAACCAAAAGCTGCTATTATTGCTATTAAAATTCCTAGTAAAACTTCTGTTGAAATCTCTTCTCCAACAAAGCTTGTACTTCCTATTAAAAAACTTGCAGATACACATATTAAAATTCCAAAAGCCATTCTTTTATTAATCTCTTGTTTATAAAATATTTTTCCTAAAATTGCTGCTATTGCAGGACAAAGGGCTGATATTGGAACTATTATTGATCCTGCCATTTGAAGAGCTATTACATAAGCCGTTCCAGCTATTGGTCCTCCCAGCATTGCTGCTAACATAAGCATTTTCCCAGGTTTTGTGTTTAACGTTCTTCCAAAGTCTCCAAGTTTTCCTTGATAACCAGCATTACCTAAAGCCCAAAATGCGCTACAAGTATCATTTATTGCATTTCCCAATGCTGCTAATAGATACACAATTACAAAAGTTGAAAGTCCTGTTAAATTCGGACCATACCAATCTGTCCAAACTCCTTTAGTCATTCCTAAAGTTAAAAAAGCTGTATAAATACCATAAGTCATTCCTGAAAATAATCCAATTTTAATACCCTTTTTTAAAAATTCTTTTTTACTTTGTTCCTTCAACATTGTAATTTTTACTTCTTTTTCTAAAAATTCAACTTCTGCCGTTTCCTTGAATATTGCTTCTGGCATAACTCCTCCTTCTCACTCTTTTTCATAATAAATTGGGGAATTTATTATTTTTTCCTTGTTATAATACAAGTATAAACCTTCCATATATGTTTAATGTCAAGAAAAATTTGTGTTTAATTTACAAATTTATAATCTGTATATAAAGCTATAATTTCGTTTTTAGAACTTAAATTATAAAAAAACAGGTTAGCAAATAAGTTTGCCAACCTGTTTTTTGCATTCCACTTTACTGGAACCTTTATTATTTTATATTCATTATTATTTCTGTTACAAATTTATCCTCATCTTTTGTGGTCCAATAATCCATCACATATCTTTCATAGCAACAATCTTCAAGTCTATAGTTATGAAGCTTTGCCCAATCACACATTTTTTTATACGTTTCTTTTATATTTCTATGAGAACCAATATGGTAGCAAGAAACAACAAGTTTTCCTCCAAAATCAGTTAAAAGTTCTGAATCACATTTTATAAGATTTTTTTGAAGCATTCTTATCTTTTGATTTTTTCCTTTTAATTTATTTTCTAAAGAGGAGAACTCAATTATAACAGGTCCTGTTATTGCATTTCCTATCTCCTCTATATAATTAGTAAAATCTATATTTATTACAGAACTTATATAATCTTCATTAAATTCTTGTGTGTGATATATATATCTATCTTTCTCTAAATATTTTACTTTTACATCTGTCAAATTATATTCTAAAACCATTCTGGCTTCTTTCACCAAAGAGTTCCAATCTTCAAGAGAGCGTTTTTTTAAAACTAGCTCCTTTTCCATCTTTTCTAAATCTTTTATTTTTTCTGAAAAACTTTCTTCAATATGTTGACAATTAAAGTCATTCATAACTTTTTTTATACTCTCTAGTGTAAATCCACTCTGTTTATAATATTTTATTACTGGTATTGTATATAAATTGTCTTTACTATAATATCTATATCCATTACTATTTATTTCAAAGGGTGAAAGTAGTCCTATTTTGTCATAAAACCTCAGAGTTTTTTTCGCTATACCACAAATTTTTTCAACTTCTCCAATATAGTACTTCTCTTTTTCCATTTTATCACTCCTAAACTTCTATCCCACAATATCTTTCAATAGTGCTTTCATATCCTCTTTCTTAATTTCTTTTGGATTTGTTTTTGTACATACATCTTTCATTACTATTCCATAAACTTCTTCTACATCCTGTAGCAGTGAACTTCCATCAACTTTTAATTCTTTTAAATTTTTAGGAATACCAACAGATTTTTGTAACTTCTGAATATAATTTATTAAGTTACTTGTGCTAATAACTGGATTAATCCCATGAAGACCAGCTATTTTTCCTAACTTTTGATATCTTTTTAAAGTTTCATTTTCTGAATCTAAGTATGATTTTTTATCTATATCTGAATTAAATTTAATTACGTAAGGAAGTATAATTGCATTTATTTTTCCGTGAGGAATATGAAATCTTCCTCCAATCATATGAGATAAACTATGAGTTAATCCCAGTCCAGCTGTGTTAAATGCAAGACCTGCTAAACATGAAGCATTATGCATTTTTTCTCTAGCATATATATCATTTCCATTTTCATAAACTTTTTTCAAATTTTTTACAACTAATTCAAAAGCTTTTTCTGCCAAAGCATCTGTAAAATCAGAAGCTTCCTTAGATACATAAGCTTCTATTGCATGTGTTAATACATCCATTCCTGTATCTGCAGTTATACTTTTTGGAACTGATTTTACTAACTCTGGATCTAATATTGCTATTGTTGGCAATAAATCCTCATTTGTCAAAGCATACTTTAAACTTTCTTTTTCATTTGTTATAACAGAATACTCTGTTACTTCTGAACCTGTTCCACTTGTTGTTGGAATAGCATAAAAATCTATATCTATATTTTCATCTATTCTTTTATAATACTCTCTTATAGCCTTAGCTCCATCTATTGAAGATCCTCCTCCTAAAGCGATTATCAAATCAAATTTTTTTCTCTTTAGAAGCTGCACACCTTTTGCAACAATTTTTATTGTAGGATCTGGTATAATCTCATCAAAAACTAAAACTTCACACTTTTCTAGTTTATCTAATATTTTTTTTAAAATATCAGATGCCCCTATAAATTTGTCACATACAATTAGTATCTTTTTATTATCTAACTCCCTTAATTTTTCTAGAGATCCTTCTCCAAAATATATAGCAGTTTCAATATTAAAACGTTTCATAACTAAACTCTCCTTAATACTTTGTAGTCAAAAATACTAATTTTCCCCAATTCAACTTATTTTTAAATAATAACACATTTTGTTTTTTTTTCAATCTTTTTTTATAACAAATGCATCTTATACTCAACGAAACATTTTAAAAAAAATATAAATTATAAAAAATATTATAATAATAGTATAAGATATAGTATTTTGTGTTTTAGCGTATAACTTTTTTTGAGATATTCCATTAGCAAGAGCTATCTGTTTAATATTTAACATAGTTAAAGTAGGAATTTCTAAACTTTCATAATATTTTTCTAATTTAAAAGAAACTAAATTCCCACCAATATTTATAAAATATTTTGGATTTGGATATTTCTCATAGTAAGCTATTCTTTTTTCTATATTGTCATTTAAATCTTTAAAATCTAATTTTGGAATATCTATCTTCTTTAATCTTTTTACTAAGTACTCTTTCGTATCTTCATCAAAATTTAACCCTTCATCTGCATCTCCACCTAAAGTATAAAGTTCTATATTATTTTTTATCATATTTTTATGTTTTAAAAGATTTGTCATTTCTAAAAATGTAAGCTCTTCGTTATTAGCTCCATACATTGATGATCCAATGGAATTTATTATAACTCCTCTTAAATTAAGAGTATCTAAAGCTGATATTAAAGATAGATTAAGTCCTGGAAATGAGCTCGACATATTTACATATACAACATCATCTTTTCTCAATCCTTTATTTTTCAATTCTTTCACAAAATAAGCTGCAAATTCTGGGTTTGTAGATATTCTCTTACTATCCAAATCTCCTAAAGTTGTAGTTATTCCTGTGAACTCCTCTCCTATCAAACCACTTTCTAAAATATCTAATTTCCTATCAATATTAATTCCTCTGTTTATCTTTTCATTGTATATCTCTCTAGAAAGTTTCGCCATTAAATTTTTAGCTTTTAACATCTCATTAAAACTTTCATGTTTATCTCCAAGCTCCATATCTCCTAAGATTAAAAATATTCCAACTAAAATCGCCAATAAATATAATGAATATTTTTTCATATAAAACTCCCACTTATTATAATAATACTTTTTATGACTCCTGTTAATATAAGAAGTGCTGGCAAAGTCTTTTTTACTCCGTTTCTATCCAAATCTTGAGCTAAAATTGCAGGTATAAGAAGCCCTATTACCTCTCCTCCAATTAAAATCTCAAAATCTAACTCTCCCATAAATCTTTTAAGCAAAAAAGTTATTATAATATATATTGCAAATCTACGTCTTCCATATATTATAAGATATTTTTCTAAAAATCTTACAGCTACTAATACTAAAAATGCGACTAATATAGTTGCTAATATTCTTTTATGATCATTTGAAAAAAGTGCAAAATATCCAGGAACAATAAGTCCTCCAGGAGATAATTCACTCACTTCATAAAATAAAATACTTAACAGTACCCCAATTATAACTATACTCTCATTCATCTATACCCCTACTTTCAATCACTTTTAATAATTCTTTTCCCTTTCCACATATATTCCCTACCGCAAAAATAACTGAATCTTCAGTTAAAATATCGAATTGTTCTACATTTTTTAAAATTTCAACTTTATTTATATTTTTATTAAGTTTTTTACAAAAAATATTTATACTCTCTCCTGAGATAAATATTTTTTCAAATTTTTCCTCATGTTTTTCAACAAAATTTACAAACTGTTCTAATCGGCTTAATCTATCTCTTCTATTATTAACCATAAGGTATTTTTTTCTAGTCCATAACTCTTCACTCTCAAATTTTTTTATAATCTTCTCACTAGAATCAGGATCATTGGCTGCTAAAAGATTTATAAAACTTATCTTTTTACCTTGAGAATTTAGAAATTTTATCTCTTTTAAAACTCCCGAGTCTTTTTTATACTTTTTCATTCTTTCTAATGCTACTTCTCTACTTACACCTAAATACTCACAAACTTTCAAAGCTACTGCTACATTCTCTATAAAGTCTATCTTTTTATAGTCATCTTTTAATTCGTCCATGAATAAAACTTTAGTTACTTTTGATTCAGCTTTCTCTTTAATTATATCTAAATTTTTCTCTTCTCCAGTTATTAAAATTCCATTTTGAGGTATCGTATTACAAAGTGAATTCGTAATTTTTTCTAAGCTTTCTCCCATCTCATCCAAATGATCATATCTCACATTAGTTATCACAGCTATGTCTGCTTTTACAATTTTTTCCTCTGATATCTTTTGTAACTCTGGCTTCACAGCCATACACTCCAAAATTAATATCTCTGTTTCACTTTTTGCAGCTTTTTTTATAATCTTTATCTGCTCTCTTATATTTGCTTTTCCTATTCTTTTTATATTTTTTTCTTGATTATTAATATCTATATATTTTGGTTCTGTTCCAGTAACCTTAGTAAATATTCTTTTTTTCCCATCTCTTAATCCTGCATCAATAAGTCTAGAAACTGTTGATTTACCTCTTATTCCATTTACATGAATAACCATCTTTATTTTTTTTCTAGCTTTTTCTAACGATATCTTTTCATAAATTAATTTTATAAAAAATATCCCTATGAAAGTAAAAACAACAGTTTCCATAACTCACCTCTTAATTTTTTGTCACTTTATTCAAGTAGTTTCCTATTCCGTTCTCTCTTATCTCTAAAATTGTTGGAACGTTTTCTATTATAATCTCTTTTTCAGGTTCATTTTCTCCCATCACTTTTATAAGTTCTACAACGCTTCCAACATGCCTTGATACTCTTTCGTCAAGAGGATGTCCCTTTTCATCAAATGGTACAAATAAACGACCTAACTTTTGTGCTTTTACATATGTCGGATCAACACCAGTTACAACTAAAGCTTCATTAGTTTTTCCTCTTAATCTACCTTGAGCTGGATTAGCTGTTTCCATCAAAATTGCATATGTATCTGTAAAATCTCCAAGCTCTCTATGAGTCAATCCTCTTAAACTCACAGGAGATGGTTCTAATCCAATAGCTACATCTTCAAACTCTAGATTCATTACTGTATTTGATGCAATTCCCATCGCTCTATCGTGAGCAACTATTGCATTTATAACTGGATACTCTGGTGAGGCTTCATGTAAATCTATCGTCATATCTAT from Cetobacterium sp. ZOR0034 includes these protein-coding regions:
- a CDS encoding aldehyde dehydrogenase family protein → MTIIDNDLLSMQEARIIAENSKEIQKILKTFSQEQLDKVINNIEKKLKENIKQIAFELYEEIDFGVKEDKVTKLNLLLENVIEKLRGMKCVGIISQDNKISNIGVPIGVIVAFCSECNPISTLIYKILIAVKSGNSIIFNLQKNSKKTMMKTLDLIIEAAEEVGYPKGAISYLSRISLNGTKELLNHNGVDLILNTGVEEILPEIYKSGKTLVYGRTGNTPVFIEKTADIKKAILDIVISKAFDNGVMPGAEQAVVVDKVILNEVIKEFELNGAYFLNEIESEKIKSLIFDSKGDFRKIYIGKDAQFLAQRAEITIPKNVKILISKERYVSLDNPFSKEKLCPVLSFYVEQDWMSACEKCIELLLNEKQGHTLVIHSKDENIIKEFSLKKPVGRVLVNTSGSFGSMGGTTELFPSMTLGCGVIGRGMTSDNVSPMNLIYIRKVGYEIKSSEVLLEKYREKRDEELEILKKLEKILKDILS
- a CDS encoding BMC domain-containing protein encodes the protein MLRREAIGLIETFGLVFALEAADAMCKAADVELIGYENVASGYITVIVTGDVGACKAAVDAGVNAVTSMEDGNLYSSIVIARPHYDIQKIIDKYAIPNL
- a CDS encoding BMC domain-containing protein; its protein translation is MKYYGNEALGLVETLGLVPALEAADKMLKAANVELVSYENVGSTLVTIMVKGDVAAVKAAVEAGAVAAAAVGKLTAKNVMPRPINEIGKIVTVHDIDQ
- a CDS encoding DMT family transporter, with product MPEAIFKETAEVEFLEKEVKITMLKEQSKKEFLKKGIKIGLFSGMTYGIYTAFLTLGMTKGVWTDWYGPNLTGLSTFVIVYLLAALGNAINDTCSAFWALGNAGYQGKLGDFGRTLNTKPGKMLMLAAMLGGPIAGTAYVIALQMAGSIIVPISALCPAIAAILGKIFYKQEINKRMAFGILICVSASFLIGSTSFVGEEISTEVLLGILIAIIAAFGWGFEGCVAGYASAMVDPQIGICVRQLTSGLTNIFIVLPILGFLSGDVTTAITLTMKAFSSSPAMFWFILSGLATFVSFTAWYTGNSMCGAGLGTACNGTYSFFGPFFCWLFLGVIVGIDGWALPMVAWIGAIVMVIGILIIAVNPLEFLKKREE
- a CDS encoding MerR family transcriptional regulator — encoded protein: MEKEKYYIGEVEKICGIAKKTLRFYDKIGLLSPFEINSNGYRYYSKDNLYTIPVIKYYKQSGFTLESIKKVMNDFNCQHIEESFSEKIKDLEKMEKELVLKKRSLEDWNSLVKEARMVLEYNLTDVKVKYLEKDRYIYHTQEFNEDYISSVINIDFTNYIEEIGNAITGPVIIEFSSLENKLKGKNQKIRMLQKNLIKCDSELLTDFGGKLVVSCYHIGSHRNIKETYKKMCDWAKLHNYRLEDCCYERYVMDYWTTKDEDKFVTEIIMNIK
- a CDS encoding 1-propanol dehydrogenase PduQ; protein product: MKRFNIETAIYFGEGSLEKLRELDNKKILIVCDKFIGASDILKKILDKLEKCEVLVFDEIIPDPTIKIVAKGVQLLKRKKFDLIIALGGGSSIDGAKAIREYYKRIDENIDIDFYAIPTTSGTGSEVTEYSVITNEKESLKYALTNEDLLPTIAILDPELVKSVPKSITADTGMDVLTHAIEAYVSKEASDFTDALAEKAFELVVKNLKKVYENGNDIYAREKMHNASCLAGLAFNTAGLGLTHSLSHMIGGRFHIPHGKINAIILPYVIKFNSDIDKKSYLDSENETLKRYQKLGKIAGLHGINPVISTSNLINYIQKLQKSVGIPKNLKELKVDGSSLLQDVEEVYGIVMKDVCTKTNPKEIKKEDMKALLKDIVG
- the pgsW gene encoding poly-gamma-glutamate system protein encodes the protein MKKYSLYLLAILVGIFLILGDMELGDKHESFNEMLKAKNLMAKLSREIYNEKINRGINIDRKLDILESGLIGEEFTGITTTLGDLDSKRISTNPEFAAYFVKELKNKGLRKDDVVYVNMSSSFPGLNLSLISALDTLNLRGVIINSIGSSMYGANNEELTFLEMTNLLKHKNMIKNNIELYTLGGDADEGLNFDEDTKEYLVKRLKKIDIPKLDFKDLNDNIEKRIAYYEKYPNPKYFINIGGNLVSFKLEKYYESLEIPTLTMLNIKQIALANGISQKKLYAKTQNTISYTIIIIFFIIYIFFKMFR
- the pgsC gene encoding poly-gamma-glutamate biosynthesis protein PgsC, translated to MNESIVIIGVLLSILFYEVSELSPGGLIVPGYFALFSNDHKRILATILVAFLVLVAVRFLEKYLIIYGRRRFAIYIIITFLLKRFMGELDFEILIGGEVIGLLIPAILAQDLDRNGVKKTLPALLILTGVIKSIIIISGSFI
- the pgsB gene encoding poly-gamma-glutamate synthase PgsB, with the protein product METVVFTFIGIFFIKLIYEKISLEKARKKIKMVIHVNGIRGKSTVSRLIDAGLRDGKKRIFTKVTGTEPKYIDINNQEKNIKRIGKANIREQIKIIKKAAKSETEILILECMAVKPELQKISEEKIVKADIAVITNVRYDHLDEMGESLEKITNSLCNTIPQNGILITGEEKNLDIIKEKAESKVTKVLFMDELKDDYKKIDFIENVAVALKVCEYLGVSREVALERMKKYKKDSGVLKEIKFLNSQGKKISFINLLAANDPDSSEKIIKKFESEELWTRKKYLMVNNRRDRLSRLEQFVNFVEKHEEKFEKIFISGESINIFCKKLNKNINKVEILKNVEQFDILTEDSVIFAVGNICGKGKELLKVIESRGIDE